AAGACTTGAAGCCGGAAGAGTCTAAAGCATATAACCTTGGCTTCTCACTAGAACCAGTTGATGATTTCTCAATAGAAATTGATTATTGGAATTTTGAGTTCGAAGACTTAATTATTCAGGAAAATTTTCAGGCAATATTAAATGCAGACCCACAAGATACAAGCCGTGTTATTAGGGCGGGTGATCCTCTTAATGGTCCTTTACTGCAAGTTAATACCACCTATGTGAATGCTACATCGTTAGAAACTGCAGGTTTAGATTTAGTGAGTAGCTATCGCATTGATACTGAGTTTGGTCAGTTTACTCCAAGTATCAATGCGACTTATATCCTTGACTATGATTTAGACGATCCGCAGGCAGGTAAGATTGATGGTGTAGGTTTTAGGAACTTCGGCAATATTGGCGTATCAACGCCTGAGCTGAGAATGAACTTTGGCTTGAACTGGGCGGTTGAGAATCACTCGGCTAACTTATTTGTCCGCTATATTGATAGTTACGATGACGATCAAAACTGTGCTGACGGCAGTGCTCTGGCTGATGGTTGTCCAGGTGGCTTTAGAGAGATTGATAGTCACGTAACTGTTGATTTTCAATATAACGTAAACCTTGGCGCCATGTTTGATACCGAAAACAGCTACGTGTTAACACTAGGCGGTACGAATATTACTGATCAAGATCCACCGCAAGTATTTACCAACTCTGGTTTTGACTCAAAAGTGCACGACCCACGAGGTCGCCAGTTGTATGCACGAGTGGCAATAGAGTTTTAGTGTAACCAATGTTAAAACAAAATCTCGGGCGATAGCTTGAAAATAAAAAATCACAAGGGAGCAATTGCTCCCTTTTATTTTTTAGACTTCTCTTGAATAAGGTTTCATAAATTTTAATAACATTTTAATACAGTTCCCAATTTAATTGCCCTGTAAGCTGGTCTGATAAGTGTTAGTGTATTCAAAACTTTAGTTAATTGATTAAATTTTAGAAGTTTTTTCTTGATTATCCGCTCATATTACATCTAAGGTTTAACTGCTAGCGACCAAATTAGCTGTTATAGTGCTGACACTAGCTCACCTTTTTCTGTTGAGCATAATCGGTAGCATTAACTATTCTCCGTAGTCGCTAATTAACATAGTGGAATTTGAATTGAATAGATTATTTATATTTTTTGCCTGCGCATTGAGTTCAGCACCTTTGTGGGCAAACAATTTCAATGTACAAGTGTTGAATAAAAGTGGTCAACCGCAACAAGATATTGTTGTTTTTGTCACGCCAACAAACGGGATTGAAGGCTTAGCAGCTAATACCGAGCAGTTGATTGTCGACCAGAAAGGAAAAAAGTTTGCACCGTATTTAAGCGTGATGCAAAAAGGGCAAACTATCCAGTTTAGTAATCGCGATGATATTACCCACCATATTTACTCTGTTTCGGGTGAAAACCGCTTTGAGTTCAAATTAAAAGCGGGCAAAAGCAAAAATACTGAAGCTATGCAGGCGACAGAAGAAATCGCTATGGGGTGTAATATCCACGATTGGATGAGTGGCTATGCTCTAGTGGTTGACACCCCTTATTTCGGAAAAACAAACGGCCAAGGAATTGTTAGCTTTGTGCTGGCTAACCTAGGTGAATACCAAGTTTCTGTTTGGCATCCTCAGCTAGACAATGACAATCGACAGCAAAGCAGTATCACCGTGATTAATGAAAGTACCTTAAGTAATACTTATCAAGTGCGATTAGCTGATAAACTTTTGCCAATCCCACTGCAAGAGAACCAAGAAGAGTTTGACTTTTTAGAAGAGTACTAAGCACGTATGTCTTTTTTTAAAATCCGTAGCATTCAGAGCAAAATTTTAAGTCTGTTTCTATTTTTGCTCTTGGTTGTTCAACTGGTATCCTTTTTATCTACCTTTCAAGCTAGTAAACAGCTTGAGGACATCCAATTAACAAATCGTCTTAGCAACGCAAAAGATGTTTTTGAAACCCAGTTTACCAATCGTAGCTATTATTTATCAGCGTTCGCTGAAACAGCCGCGAAAGACTACGGCCTTAAATCAGTCCTGCAAGAAGATAACAAAAGCTTTTTAGTTGCGCTTAACAATCATAGAAAACGCATTAATAGTGATCTTGCGATGGCGATTGATAATGATGGGTTAGTGTTTGCGCAACTTGTCACCCTTAAAACGCCTGAAGGCAAAACACGTGTTGTTGTTGGTAAAGGGCAAGGTGCGTATTTTAGCCAAGAGCGAGAATTATTTGCCGAGGCCAATACCCAGCTAATCAAGCTAAACGATAGATTATATCAGTTAAGCTTGGCACCGATAAAAAGTGGTAGCCGCGATATCGGTTGGATTGGTTTTGGTTATTTGATTGATGAAGACCTCGCCCTAGATTTAGCGAACCTTACTGATGTTAATATTGCGTTTGTGCTCAATGATGGTGAAAGCTCAGAGCTGATTGCAGCCAACCAATACAAGCGATTGAGCGATGGCATAGTTAGCATCGACAATATTCTTAAAAACGACGATGGCGCTTATGTCCACGAAGAGGTGCTAGTAGGGCAGTTGGTTGATTCCAATATTAATGCTGTGCTTTATAAGTCAAAAGCAGACTTGTTAGCAAGTATCGGTGTTGAATGGTTGCGTTTAGCACTGCTTATTGCACTGACAGTTGCTCTTTCAGTCATTGGCGCAGTAGCAATTGCACGTGGCTTAACCCAACCGATTACGCAGCTAGTAAGCCAAGTGAAATTAATATCACAAGGGAATTACGACAAAAGCGTTGCGGTTGATGGTAGTAAAGAGCTTAAAGAGCTCTCTGATGAATTTAACCATATGACTGAGGCCATTGTTTCTCGTGAGCAAACGATAAGCTTCCAAGCATTCCACGATTCACTTTCACACTTACCGAACCGCAACTCGTTACTCAAATCATTAGCTAAGCGTAAACAAGCTCAGCAAGATTTTATTGTTATCCAGCTTTGCTACTTGGGCGCAGAAGATATTACCGATACCTTGGGTTATCAGGTTGGGGACGAGGTGATTAATGAAGTTGCTGAGCGCATAGTTAAAACACAGTTAGGGCTTTCGTGCTTCCATCTTGGCGGTGAAAATTTTGTATTGTTAGCTGATATGCAAGAAGTAGAGCCGCTGATTGAACAATTGCTTGCTCAGTTAACTATTCGTTGCCAATACGAGAACATAAGCTTGCATTTACAATTTGCGGTTGGTGTCGCGATTTCTTCATTGCATAATGGCGGCGATGAAACTGAATTGCTGCAAAAGTCTAATGTCGCTTTGCAGCATGCCAAAAAGAATAAGCAAGCCTATCAAGTCTACGATCCGCAGTTCGACCAACATGCTGTTGAACGCTTATTCCTAACTAATAGTTTAAAACAAGCGATTGAGCAGGATGAACTAACGCTATTCTATCAACCAAAGCTTAGGCTTTCTGATATGACAATAAGCCATGTTGAAGCTTTAGTGCGTTGGCAGCACCCAGAGAAAGGGCTGATTCCACCGGATGCTTTTATTAGCATTGCTGAGAAAACTGGGCAAATGGATGCGTTAACACGATGGGTGACGAATGCCGCAGTAAGCCAGTATGTTAGCTGGCAAAAAATGGGTTTTGATATCAATATCGCGATCAATATTTCTGCTGCTAATATCATGGACAAGTCTTATCCTGATTATGTTATCAGCCTTAAAGAGCAACACCAGCTAAGTGACAACGCAATTACCTTGGAAGTAACTGAGGAGGCGGTGGTTGAAGACGCACAAAAAGCAACAGAGATCCTTTGTTACTTGCGTGAACACGGCTTTAAGCTATCAATAGATGATTACGGTACGGGTTACTCATCGCTGGCACAGCTAAAACATTTGCCCGTTCATGAATTAAAGATCGATCGGTCATTTGTTCAACACCTTTCAACTGATGAAAGTGATAAGATAATAGTACGGTCAACTTTAGAACTTGCACATAATATGGGGCTTTCTGTGGTGGCTGAAGGCATTGAAGACGAAACAGCCTTGCTGTGGTTAAAAGCGCAAGGGTGCCAATTAGCACAGGGATATTTCATCAGTAAACCATTACCCGCTGATGTATTTGAGCAATGGATTGAGAATACCCCATACCATATAAGCAGAACGAAAAATTAAATGCATCAATCGCTTTTTAAGGTTTTAGCATTTTCAGGACTAATGCTAAGTGGCACAGTTGTGGCAGCTGATGCCTCCATAAAAGGACTTGTAGATTTACGATTTTACAATGTTAACAGTAGCGCAGATGGAAATAGCTACTTAAAAGGCGATTATGGAAAGTTCCGTTTTGATGACGGTGCAGGTGTTGCTGTTGGTCAGCTAGGGCTTCAATACCACGTCGATTGGGAAAATAACGTTTCTTTGACCTTGGTCGGTAACGGCTTTGCTGATCGAGGAAACAACGCTATTGGCCTTACCGAAGGTTACTTATCATATAAAGGTGTACCTAGTGAAAAAGGTTGGCGCTGGCAGTCTAAATTAGGCATATTTTATCCACAGATCAGTATGGAAAACATTGCTACTGCTTGGTCTACCCCATACACCCTTACCTCTAGTACGATTAACAACTGGATTGGTGAAGAGCTCAGAAGTACTGGCGGACAACTAACCCTTGAGAAGCTAGGCAAATTTACAGATTCAGCGCATTCGTTTGGTGCAACCGTTTCGTTATTTCAAAATAACGACCCAGCAGGCGCTATGTTAGCTTGGCATGGCTGGACAATTGGTAGTCGCCAAACACTGCTACACGAAAAACTCCGCATTCCCTATTTTCCTGCATTAAGTGGCGAATTAGATGAGCAAGCGCGTGATTCAGATCCATTTCGTGAATTGGATGATCGCTGGGGAGTCCATGTCGCTGCGTCATGGCGATATGATAGAGCGTTGCGAGTTAATATTGGCTACTACGATAACCATGCGCAAGAGGGTATTGTTAAGCAAGGGCAATACACTTGGACAACCGAGTTTAGTCATATCGGGGTTAAGTACCGCTTAGCCAAGCAATGGGAAGTGATTGGGCAGTATATGCAAGGTAGCACCTATATGACATCACCAACGTTTGAAGATGTCGTTAATAATGATTACGACAGTGGCTTTATGATGCTTCGTCATTTTTGGGCAAACCATCACCTTGCACTGCGATTAGAACACTTTAACGTTGATGATCTTGATGATACTCAAGGTGACAACAACAACGAAAATGGCAATGCTATTTCTATGGCTTACCGCTACCGTTTGAACAAAAAGAGCTTTATGCTGGCAGAATATAATTGGATTGACTCTGATCGACAAGCCCGAGCTTATCTCGATCAACCAATTGAACTAATTGAGCGCCAATTCCAGATAGGTTACCGCTACTACTTCTAGTAGCGGTAAATAGAGGTCTTTTACGCTGATTTGACGTCGAGCTGATACAATATCAATTTCAATAACCACTTGAACATTCTGGCTTGTTAAAGCGCTTATAAATTGCGTTGTTATTTTTGAAATTAGAGCGACTAGTTACTAAAAATAACGCCTTATTTATAAACCTTTTTCCTACGCCATAATTGTTCAACTCGTTAATTCAATTGATATAGAAGCTCAAACTTTTTCACCAAGGTTTCCTCGGTTTCTTCATGCTCAGGGTCTGGCACGACACAGTCGATAGGGCATACTTTGACACAGGTTGGTTCATCGTAATGCCCTAAACACTCAGTACAGCGGGCAGGGTCGATTTCGTAGACTTCTTCACCTAATGCGATCGCTTGGTTTGGGCACTCAGGCTCACACATATCACAGTTAATACAACTCGCTAAAATCTTCAGTGCCACTATGAGGTGCTCCTGTCAGTAGCTATGCAGATTGATCGGCTGCTTGATTTTGCGAAAACGGGTGACGAGTTGTCTCACCATTGTCCAGGTTTCGCATTAAAATGCCGAAATCAAGTTTCATCTCGGTATCGAGCGAAATGTTAACGATATGGCCCGAACCTTTGGCATCGCGAATAACTTCACCTTTGCGTGATTCCATGTGTGTTAAAGTGAAGGTCTGACAGCCGTCAGGTGTCATTAACTCGAGTTCGTCGCCGACCAAGAATTTGTTCTTCACTTCAATTTCAATTAAGCCATTGTCTTCATTACGGCCAAGCACTTCACCAACAAACTGTTGGGTATCACTTTTCGAATAACCGTAGTCATAGTTTTGTGTTTCAGTGTGCTTATGACGCTGCAAGAAGCCTGCGGTGTAACCGCGATGTGCTAAGTGCTCAAGCTCGCCGTTAAGTTGCTGGTCAAAGGATTGGTCTGTCATAGCGTCTAATATCGCTTGATTATAAACACGTGCAGTACGCGCACAGTAATAAAAAGACTTTGTACGACCTTCAATTTTTAACGAATGCACGCCCATTTTGACCAGTCGCTCTACATGTTCGACGGCACGTAGATCTTTCGAGTTCATGATGTAAGTGCCATGCTCATCTTCAAATGCAGGCATGTATTCATCAGGTTTATGTTGCTCTTGAATTAGTACGACATCATCAAAACCTTTACCCGCTTGCGGATCAAACTCTACCGGTGCACTAGCAATTACATCACCTGTTTCAGTTTGTGTCGCCGAATGTACGTTGTAATTCCAACGACAAGCATTGGTGCAGGTACCTTGATTCGGATCGCGCTTATTCATATAGCCGGATAATAAACAGCGCCCTGAGTAAGCCATGCAAAGTGCACCGTGTACGAAAACTTCAATTTCCATTTCTGGGCAACGCATACGAATCTCTTCAATTTCATCAAGCGATAATTCTCTCGATAAAATGACGCGATCTATGCCTTGCTGCTGCCAGAACTTCACAGTTGCCCAGTTTACGGCATTCGCTTGCACCGATAAGTGCAATGGCATATCGGGGAATGCTTCTTTGGTCATCATGATAAGACCAGGATCAGACATAATCATCGCATCGGGTTGCATTTCGATGACAGGCTTAAGGTCTTTAATAAAAGTTTTCAATTTACTGTTATGAGGTGCTATGTTGTTGACCACATAAAACTTTTTACCCAGCTGATGGGCTTCTTGAATACCTTGTGCTAAGTTTTGGTGATTAAATTCGTTGTTTCTTACGCGTAAAGAATATCTAGGTTGGCCTGCATATACAGCATCCGCACCGTATGCAAAGGCATAACGCATGTTTTTAAGGCTTCCTGCCGGTGATAACAGTTCTGGCTTAAACATATAACAACTTCTATAAATTATGGGAACGTAAAAGTTCGCACATTCTAGTGTCTGAAAAACAAACGGCAATTAAATATGTCTATGGGAGTCACTTACTTGAGGAAAGTTTGATGTAAATCAAGTTTTGTGCGCTGGGTTAAGTTGTGACTATTTACAGGCTGTTTAGTGCCGAATAAATCGGTAAAAATTAACTCGTCGAAATAGTGATAATTGTGCTACTTTTTTAGGTAAGCATATCAAAACATAAGGATAATTCATGTCTACGGAAAATGCTCTGTACACCATTTTAGTGGAAAAAATTAAGCATGATGCACTCGTTTTACCTACCTTACCTGAGATTGCACTAAAAGTGCGTGAATCGGCTGATGATCCTGACATTAATTTAAATCGCATGAGCGATATCATCTCTCAAGACCCGGCATTATCAATTGGTATGCTTAAGGTCGCTAACAGCGCACTAATGGGGCGTTCAGTTAAAGTTGAAACGGTTAACCAAGCGGTTACCCGAATTGGCTTACGAGAAATTAAAAGTATTGCGACCGCCATGGCAATTGAGCAAGTTTTCGTATCTGAAAATGAAATTGTCGCTATGCATATGAAAAGCTCATGGCAAAAAACTATTGATGTCACGTCTGTGGCCATTGCCTTAATGACTTTTTATCTAAAAGACAACAAACACACGTCACTTGGGCTAGATACCATAGCGCTTGGTGCACTGGTACATAATATTGGCGTTTTACCGATATTAACCGAAGCTGAAAATCACCCTGATGTTTTTGCCAACCCAACGTTCTTGCAGCAGGCGATTGTTAAGCTGGGTAGTAAAATTGGGGCAGCTGTAACTCAAGCTTGGGGCTTTTCTGAAGAGTTTAGTGAACTTGTGGAAAGTTGGAGTGATTTAACGGTATTGCCAACAGAAGTACATTATTTAGACTTTATACGTGCTGGCGCTGTGTATCACGGAATTTTCAAAAATGAGTCTACTCAAGAAGCTTTACTGAGAA
This Thalassotalea euphylliae DNA region includes the following protein-coding sequences:
- a CDS encoding bifunctional diguanylate cyclase/phosphodiesterase, which produces MSFFKIRSIQSKILSLFLFLLLVVQLVSFLSTFQASKQLEDIQLTNRLSNAKDVFETQFTNRSYYLSAFAETAAKDYGLKSVLQEDNKSFLVALNNHRKRINSDLAMAIDNDGLVFAQLVTLKTPEGKTRVVVGKGQGAYFSQERELFAEANTQLIKLNDRLYQLSLAPIKSGSRDIGWIGFGYLIDEDLALDLANLTDVNIAFVLNDGESSELIAANQYKRLSDGIVSIDNILKNDDGAYVHEEVLVGQLVDSNINAVLYKSKADLLASIGVEWLRLALLIALTVALSVIGAVAIARGLTQPITQLVSQVKLISQGNYDKSVAVDGSKELKELSDEFNHMTEAIVSREQTISFQAFHDSLSHLPNRNSLLKSLAKRKQAQQDFIVIQLCYLGAEDITDTLGYQVGDEVINEVAERIVKTQLGLSCFHLGGENFVLLADMQEVEPLIEQLLAQLTIRCQYENISLHLQFAVGVAISSLHNGGDETELLQKSNVALQHAKKNKQAYQVYDPQFDQHAVERLFLTNSLKQAIEQDELTLFYQPKLRLSDMTISHVEALVRWQHPEKGLIPPDAFISIAEKTGQMDALTRWVTNAAVSQYVSWQKMGFDINIAINISAANIMDKSYPDYVISLKEQHQLSDNAITLEVTEEAVVEDAQKATEILCYLREHGFKLSIDDYGTGYSSLAQLKHLPVHELKIDRSFVQHLSTDESDKIIVRSTLELAHNMGLSVVAEGIEDETALLWLKAQGCQLAQGYFISKPLPADVFEQWIENTPYHISRTKN
- a CDS encoding HDOD domain-containing protein encodes the protein MSTENALYTILVEKIKHDALVLPTLPEIALKVRESADDPDINLNRMSDIISQDPALSIGMLKVANSALMGRSVKVETVNQAVTRIGLREIKSIATAMAIEQVFVSENEIVAMHMKSSWQKTIDVTSVAIALMTFYLKDNKHTSLGLDTIALGALVHNIGVLPILTEAENHPDVFANPTFLQQAIVKLGSKIGAAVTQAWGFSEEFSELVESWSDLTVLPTEVHYLDFIRAGAVYHGIFKNESTQEALLRSYVGKGIMPDEGFMKTEEFIEMYESARSMFI
- the trhP gene encoding prephenate-dependent tRNA uridine(34) hydroxylase TrhP codes for the protein MFKPELLSPAGSLKNMRYAFAYGADAVYAGQPRYSLRVRNNEFNHQNLAQGIQEAHQLGKKFYVVNNIAPHNSKLKTFIKDLKPVIEMQPDAMIMSDPGLIMMTKEAFPDMPLHLSVQANAVNWATVKFWQQQGIDRVILSRELSLDEIEEIRMRCPEMEIEVFVHGALCMAYSGRCLLSGYMNKRDPNQGTCTNACRWNYNVHSATQTETGDVIASAPVEFDPQAGKGFDDVVLIQEQHKPDEYMPAFEDEHGTYIMNSKDLRAVEHVERLVKMGVHSLKIEGRTKSFYYCARTARVYNQAILDAMTDQSFDQQLNGELEHLAHRGYTAGFLQRHKHTETQNYDYGYSKSDTQQFVGEVLGRNEDNGLIEIEVKNKFLVGDELELMTPDGCQTFTLTHMESRKGEVIRDAKGSGHIVNISLDTEMKLDFGILMRNLDNGETTRHPFSQNQAADQSA
- a CDS encoding YfhL family 4Fe-4S dicluster ferredoxin, with product MALKILASCINCDMCEPECPNQAIALGEEVYEIDPARCTECLGHYDEPTCVKVCPIDCVVPDPEHEETEETLVKKFELLYQLN